The region GGTTGACCAGGGTGGACTCGGCACCGTGGCTGAAGGCGATCCCGGCGCCGCCCATAGATCGGGTCTTGGCTCCGACACCGACGAGGGTATCTCCATTGGTGGCGTAGAGGGCAGTGGAAGCGACCATAGAGAGGATCATAGAACCTTTGACGAGATGATTCAGTTTCATTTGTTGCTCCTTGAATAATAAATAGTTAAGGTAACAGAAGCATAACTAAATATAGTTAAAGATAAGATTAATTAATGAAATACTATTTTTAAAAATAAATGCTATTGTTTGTTTATCTGCTTTTCATCGAACAGCGCTTCGGAGTATAATAAACAGAGGAGTCCAAAGATGAACGATCAGCTGTTGGGTGAATTTCTACTGTTACTCTCACTTCTCTTCGCTTTGAGCTATTTCCTGGCCGGAGCGTTGGAGCGGGTGAAAGTTCCGGGATTGTTGGCGGCCCTTTTCGTCGCGATGGGGATCCACTATACCCCGTTGGGGTCCATCCTCACCCAGGGGATCGAAGGGGAGATCTTCACCACACTGGCGGATCTGGGCGTACTCTTTCTCCTCTTCTTCATCGGTTCGCAGATCGATGTCAAAGAGATGAAGCGCCAGAGCGGCGAGATTGTTCTGGCAACGGTCCTCAATACGATGGTGCCCTTCCTGCTAGGGATGGGTGTGATGCTCTGGCTGGGCTACGGCTGGATCCTCGCCTTCGTGATCGGGCTGACGCGAATGCCTACAGCCGAAGCGGTGATCGTCCCGATCCTCGACGAGTTCAACCTTCTCAAGACCAAGGTGGGCAATTACATCGTCGGCGCTGGGGTGCTCGACGATGTGATCGAAGTTTTTCTCGTCGCTTTCGTCTCCATCTGGATCTCGGAAAAGAGCGGCCTGGTCAGCAGCGATACGAAAGAGATCACCGATATTCTCATCAATATCGCTATTTTCGTGGCGGCGGCCTGGTTCGCCAGGCGCTATGTGCTGGTGCCCCTTTCCCACTGGACACAGCTCAAAGTCTCCAACCTCGTTATGATGATGATCCTGGTACTCTTCCTCTTCGGAGGGTTCGCCGAGTATGCCGATCTGGGCCTGGTGGTCGGCGCCATCGTGGCGGGGATTTTGATGCGGCCGGTCCTCGATACCGCCGGGGAAGCCGGCGAGCGGGCCGATCGGGCGACCCGGGCGGTGGCTTACGGCTTTTTCGGGGTGATCTTTTTCCTCTGGGTGGGGATGAGCGTCGATCTGGAGGGGATGATCAAAGCCCCGGAGTTGGCGATCCTGCTCTTCCTGGCTGCCTTTGTAGGTAAGCTGCTGGGGATCTTCCTGATGGTGCCGATGAAGAAGCTGACGGTCAAAGAGGCATGGACGATCGGGATCGGGCTCAACGCCCGGCTCACCACGGAGATCATCGTCGCCAAACTGCTCCTCGATGCCCAGCTGATCGATACCCAGCTCTTTACAGCCCTGGTGGCCGCCTCTTCGGTCTCCACGATCGTGGTTCCGTTGCTCTTCTCGGTATTGGTGGCCAGGTGGAGAGAGGAGCTGACGGCCTCCACTGCTGCCGCCCCCACCCCGAAAGCCAAAGCCGCAACACCCGTCGAAGCGGAGACTCCCTGGCACGCCAAGCCCATTCAAGCGGTCCTCAATCTCCTGCAGAGCGATCCGAAAAAGGGGCTCACAGAGGCGGAGGCACGTAAGCGCCTTGCTCTCTACGGCCCCAACCGCATCGAGGCGGTTCACAAAGAGAAGTGGTATTGGATACTCCTGCGGCAGTTTACCGACGTGCTGATCCTCATTCTGCTGGTAGCAGCGGCGATCTCCTTTGCCATCGGGGAGATGGGGGATGCCGTCACGATCCTGGCGATCGTCGTACTCAACGGTATCCTGGGCTTCGTCCAGGAGTTCAAAGCCGAAAAGGCGATCGAAGCGCTGCAGAAGATGCTCTCTCCCAAATGCAAAGTGCTGCGGGAGGGCCGGGAGATCGAGATCGATGCCGCGCAGCTGGTGCCCGGTGATCTCGTGTTACTCGAGATCGGGGACCGGGTGCCGGCCGATCTTCGGCTGATCGAGGCGGTCAATCTCAAGATCGACGAATCGGCACTGACGGGCGAATCGGTCTCGGTCTCCAAGGATACGAAGCCGGTTCCCAAGGAAGCGCCGTTGGCCGAGCGCCGCGATATGGCGTGGATGGGGACCAGCGTGACCAATGGTTATGCCCGAGGGGTCGTCGTCGCGACGGGTATGGCGACGGAATTCGGAAAGATTGCCAGGCTCACCAGTGAAGTGAAACAGACCAAAACACCCCTGCAGAAAAAACTGGCAGTGCTCGGAAAGAAACTGGGCATTCTCTCGGTCGCCATCTCGGTGCTGGTGGCGATCGTCGGCTACCTCTTCGGCAAGGACCTGATGGAGATGTTCCTCACCGGCGTGTCGCTGGCGGTGGCGGTAGTGCCCGAGGGCTTGCCGGCGGTGGTGACGATCACCCTGGCTCTGGGCGTCAAGGCGATGGTGCGTCAGCATGCGCTGCTGCGGCGCCTGCAGGCCGCGGAAAACCTGGGCAGCGCCAACGTCATCTGCACCGACAAGACCGGGACTCTGACGCAGAATCAGATGACCGTCAAAAAGATCTGGACCTTCGCCGGAGCGGTGGAGGTCACCGGCAGCGGTTACGACCCGGCGGGCCATTTCGAAGCGAAGGGCAAACGCATCGATTATAAAAAACGCCCTGATCTGCTGCTCCTGCTCAAAACCGGACTGATCTGCAACCACGCATCGCTGCGCAAAGAAGAGGAGGGATGGAAAATCTCGGGAGAACCGACCGAAGCGGCCCTCATCGTGGCGGCCTACAAGGCGTGGCTGAGCCCCGGCGAACCCAAAGTAATCAGCGAATTCTCCTTCAACTCCGAGCGCAAACGGATGACTGTGGTCGTCGAAGAGAAGGGGCAAAAGATCGCCTACGTCAAAGGGGCCCCCGAAGTGCTGATCGAGCGGGCCACCCACTATTTCGACGGCAAAGAGTGCAAGCCGCTGAATGCGAAGATGCGCCGGGCCTTCGAGGCAGCCTACACCGACCTGGCCAAAAAGGGGCTGCGGACCCTGGCCTTGGCCGAACGGGTGCTGCCGCCCGACATTAGGCTCGATCCCGACGAGGTGGAGAAGGATCTGACCCTGCTGGGGATTGTGGGCATCATCGACCCGCCCCGTCCCGAAGTCCCCGAAGCGATCCGAACGGCGCAGCGCGCCGGCATCCGGGTCGTGATGATCACGGGCGACGCGCCGCTGACGGCCCTGGCGATCGCCAAAGAGGTGGGATTGGAGGCGACACGCGCCATCACGGGCAACGAACTCAAGGGAATGGAGGATGAAGCCCTCAAAGCCGCCCTCAAAGAGGGGGTCATCTTCGCCCGCGCGACCCCCCAGGACAAGCTGCGCATCGTCGAAGTGCTCCAGAGCGAGGGGCTGGTGACGGCAATGACGGGCGACGGGGTCAACGACGCCCCGGCGCTCAAACGGGCCGATATCGGCATCGCGATGGGATTGCGCGGCACCGATGTGGCCAAAGGGGCGGCCGATATGATCCTGCTGGACGACAACTTCGCTTCGATCGTGGGTGCCGTGCGGGAAGGGCGCCGCCAATACGACAACATCAAGAAATTCGTCACCTATCTGCTCTCCTCCAATACCGGAGAAGTGATTGCCATTTTCGTCAATATCCTCCTGGGCGGCCCGCTGATCCTGCTGCCGGTGCAGATTTTGTGGATGAATCTGGTCACCGACGGCATGACGGCGGTCGCGCTGGGGCTCGAACCGGCCGAAAAGGGGATTATGGAGCGGCCGCCCCGGTCGGTGAACGCTCCCTTCCTGCAGTTGCGGGGTGTGATCATGATCCTCCTGCTGGGAACCTATATCGGCGGCGGGACCCTCTGGCTCTTCCACCACTATCTGACATCGGGCCTTCCCGAGGCCCAGGCGGTCGCGTTGGCGCAGACAGTCGCCTTCACGGGGATCATCATCCTGGAGAAGATGAACGTCTTCAACTACCGCAGCC is a window of Nitratifractor salsuginis DSM 16511 DNA encoding:
- a CDS encoding HAD-IC family P-type ATPase — protein: MNDQLLGEFLLLLSLLFALSYFLAGALERVKVPGLLAALFVAMGIHYTPLGSILTQGIEGEIFTTLADLGVLFLLFFIGSQIDVKEMKRQSGEIVLATVLNTMVPFLLGMGVMLWLGYGWILAFVIGLTRMPTAEAVIVPILDEFNLLKTKVGNYIVGAGVLDDVIEVFLVAFVSIWISEKSGLVSSDTKEITDILINIAIFVAAAWFARRYVLVPLSHWTQLKVSNLVMMMILVLFLFGGFAEYADLGLVVGAIVAGILMRPVLDTAGEAGERADRATRAVAYGFFGVIFFLWVGMSVDLEGMIKAPELAILLFLAAFVGKLLGIFLMVPMKKLTVKEAWTIGIGLNARLTTEIIVAKLLLDAQLIDTQLFTALVAASSVSTIVVPLLFSVLVARWREELTASTAAAPTPKAKAATPVEAETPWHAKPIQAVLNLLQSDPKKGLTEAEARKRLALYGPNRIEAVHKEKWYWILLRQFTDVLILILLVAAAISFAIGEMGDAVTILAIVVLNGILGFVQEFKAEKAIEALQKMLSPKCKVLREGREIEIDAAQLVPGDLVLLEIGDRVPADLRLIEAVNLKIDESALTGESVSVSKDTKPVPKEAPLAERRDMAWMGTSVTNGYARGVVVATGMATEFGKIARLTSEVKQTKTPLQKKLAVLGKKLGILSVAISVLVAIVGYLFGKDLMEMFLTGVSLAVAVVPEGLPAVVTITLALGVKAMVRQHALLRRLQAAENLGSANVICTDKTGTLTQNQMTVKKIWTFAGAVEVTGSGYDPAGHFEAKGKRIDYKKRPDLLLLLKTGLICNHASLRKEEEGWKISGEPTEAALIVAAYKAWLSPGEPKVISEFSFNSERKRMTVVVEEKGQKIAYVKGAPEVLIERATHYFDGKECKPLNAKMRRAFEAAYTDLAKKGLRTLALAERVLPPDIRLDPDEVEKDLTLLGIVGIIDPPRPEVPEAIRTAQRAGIRVVMITGDAPLTALAIAKEVGLEATRAITGNELKGMEDEALKAALKEGVIFARATPQDKLRIVEVLQSEGLVTAMTGDGVNDAPALKRADIGIAMGLRGTDVAKGAADMILLDDNFASIVGAVREGRRQYDNIKKFVTYLLSSNTGEVIAIFVNILLGGPLILLPVQILWMNLVTDGMTAVALGLEPAEKGIMERPPRSVNAPFLQLRGVIMILLLGTYIGGGTLWLFHHYLTSGLPEAQAVALAQTVAFTGIIILEKMNVFNYRSLRAPMPVIGFFSNPWVLAAWTLTVSAQVAAVYVPFLQKALHTVPLKLEDWLLIFEVAVPLFVVVELYKWFEWWVMKKRGA